Proteins encoded within one genomic window of Oryza glaberrima chromosome 12, OglaRS2, whole genome shotgun sequence:
- the LOC127756981 gene encoding uncharacterized protein LOC127756981 yields MANCRRRMTSPLSSLVAVLLIVVAVQSRAWALDQLDDMVPMKTAKPVVVAIAGGGGSGVVGTLAAPLCLQCRCCSKANPSNCQLTSCSSTFNCDPAGKCTLVQQRCGC; encoded by the exons ATGGCGAACTGCCGCAGGAGGATGACCTCCCCTCTCTCGAGTTTGGTCGccgtcctcctcatcgtcgtcgccgtgcagTCCCGAG CATGGGCGTTGGATCAGCTGGATGACATGGTGCCGATGAAGACGGcgaagccggtggtggtggccatcgccggcggcggcggcagcggcgtagTAGGGACGTTGGCGGCGCCGTTGTGCCTGCAGTGCCGGTGCTGCTCGAAGGCGAACCCGAGCAACTGCCAGCTCACTAGCTGCAGCTCCACCTTCAACTGCGACCCTGCCGGCAAGTGCACCCTCGTCCAGCAGCGCTGCGGCTGCTAG
- the LOC127756966 gene encoding uncharacterized protein LOC127756966, whose translation MANYCRRMTSPLSSFVPVLLLIVVAVQSQAWALDAQVADDMVPMKPAKPVVVAIGGGGVVGTLAAPLCLQCRCCSKTNPSNCELTSCSSTFNCDPAGKCTLVQQRCGC comes from the exons ATGGCGAACTACTGCAGGAGGATGACCTCCCCTCTCTCGAGCTTcgtccccgtcctcctcctcatcgtcgtcgccgtgcaaTCCCAAG CATGGGCGCTGGATGCCCAGGTTGCGGACGACATGGTGCCGATGAAGCCGGcgaagccggtggtggtggccatcggtggcggcggcgtagtAGGGACGTTGGCGGCGCCGTTGTGCCTGCAGTGCCGGTGCTGCTCGAAGACGAACCCGAGCAACTGCGAGCTCACTAGCTGTAGCTCCACCTTCAACTGCGACCCCGCCGGCAAGTGTACCCTCGTTCAGCAGCGCTGCGGCTGCTAG